A DNA window from Vigna unguiculata cultivar IT97K-499-35 chromosome 10, ASM411807v1, whole genome shotgun sequence contains the following coding sequences:
- the LOC114167298 gene encoding CCR4-NOT transcription complex subunit 1 isoform X1 — protein sequence MTTLLHSLPSMSNFSSNQIRFLLTTLNEVNFDSVFHQLSQFSEFGTTGCILLLQTCLDHYGYARRDTKDMQHEPILGAVIKYLLDKPNFSTVFSESMKNMEINESFLENFCNGLQLSLLEKIIVSLALSDSENSEFRLCGKTFCMAQIEELCANPGSLSFHEQIHSIIMFLKQSEGLSKHVDSFMQILSLMEFKATPPFVLTPLLPDEMHEADFLRNMELFHDSGENDFDAILADIQKEMNMGDIVKELGYGCTVDVSQCKEIFSLFLPLTEHTLSKLLGAIACTHYGLEDNQNTYLNFRAAHGYNVSELPPLNSWNIDVLIDTVKHLAPHTNWVSVIENLDHEGFFLPSEEAFSFLMSVYKLACKEPFPLHAVCGSVWKNTEGQLSFLKYAVSAPPEMFTFAHSGRQLAYVDAINGHKIQNGHPNHSWLCLDLLDVLCQLAEKGHASVVRSILDYPLKHCPEVLLLGMAHINTAYNLLQQEVSPIVFPLIVKSAVGSGMILHLWHVNPNLVFRGIIDSQNNDADSIIRIVDICQELKILSSVVEIIPSHYSIRLAAVASRKELLDLEKWLSGNLITYKETFFEECLKFIKDAHFGGSQNLSGKSFHPSSGVLSLYAEATATVLKVLKSHNDLVATRQLSEELERLHISIIDSNPRLQNGGAGDSSTSDGYADDIEAEANSYFHQMFSDQLTINAMVQMLARFKESSVKREKSIFECMIANLFEEYRFFPKYPERQLKIAAVLFGSVIKHQLVTHLSLGIALRYVLDALRKPADSKMFLFGSLALEQFVDRLIEWPQYCNHILQISHLRSTHSEIVAFIEQALARISSGHSDGDGASHASVITNHHSAQATLGHVEQLGGSTVIQPGQQHLSLQLQQRRENPLDDRHKASVGSSTDVKPLLSSLGQSSVLPTDASNTNKLHTSVSTSSMLSSSSPGFVRPSRGPTSTRFGSALNIETLVAAAEKREIPIEAPGSEVQDKILFIINNVSSTNIEAKAKEFTEILKEQYYPWFAQYMVMKRASIEPNFHDLYLKFLDKVNSKALNKEIVQATYENCKVLLGSELIKSSSEERSLLKNLGSWLGKLTIGRNQVLRAREIDPKSLIMEAYEKGLMIAVIPFTSKVLEPCQSSLAYQPPNPWTMGILGLLVEIYSMPNLKMNLKFDIEVLFKNLGVDMKDVTPTSLLKDRKREFEGNPDFSNKDVGASQSQMITDIKSGLVPPVNQLELPLEVTNPSNTGAHPHMLSQYAGPLHMSSGALMEDEKVTPLGLSDQLPSAQGLLQATPSPAPFSHSQMQPQIPNIGTHVIINQKLSGFGLQMHFQRAVPIAMDRAIKEIVTSIVQRSVSIATQTTKELVLKDYAMESDETRILNAAHLMVASLAGSLAHVTCKEPLRASISGQLRTSLQNLNIANEILEQAVQLVTNDNLDLGCAVIEQAATDKAISTIDTEIGQQLSLRRKHREGMGSTFFDANLYPQGSMGGVPEPLRPKPGQLSMSQQRVYEDFVRLPWQNQSSQSSHSMSAGVAVQSANTGLPSTNGSVSGQVNPGYPVSTGYEGVSRPLEDITESNLAPHFSASSIHIRASDSVSQHSLEKESVASFPSAASTPELHAVDSSDVKESGTSQPLVTSGAMERLGNSFLEPSLTTRDALDKYQIVAQKLEAMVSSDSRDAEIQGVISEVPEIILRCVSRDEAALAVAQKVFKGLYDNASNNIHVSAHLAILTAIRDVCKLAVKELTSWVIYSEEERKYNKEITIGLIRSELLNLAEYNVHMAKLIDGGRNKAATEFSISLLQTLVIEEPKVISELHNLVDALAKLATKPGCPEPLPQLLEMIKNPGALSSSNAGKEDKARQSRDIKVPGLLPANREEFNSVDSIEPDPAGFREQVSILFKEWYRICELPGANDTASAHFILQLHQNGLLKGDDLTDRFFRLLLELAVAHCLSTEMINSGSLQSQQLQTMSFLAIDIYAKLVFSILKGSNKPFLLSKILAVAVRFIIKDAEEKKASFNPRPLFRLFINWLLDLGSLEPVTDGANLQILTAFANAFHALQPLKVPAFSFAWLELISHRSFMPKMLTGNGQKGWPYIQRLLVDLFQFMEPFLRHAELGDPVRVLYKGTLRVLLVLLHDFPEFLCDYHFTFCDVIPPSCIQMRNIILSAFPRSMRLPDPSTPNLKIDLLQEITQSPRILSEVDAALKAKQMKADVDEYLKTRQQGSPFLSDLKDKMLLAPNEAASAGTRYNVPLINSLVLYVGMQAIHQLQGRTPHTQSSANAFPLAVFSVGAALDIFQTLIVDLDTEGRYLFLNAIANQLRYPNTNTHYFSFILLYLFAESNQQEVIQEQITRVLLERLIVNRPHPWGLLITFIELIKNPRYNFWNRSFIRCAPEIEKLFESVSRSCGGPKPVDDNMVSGWV from the exons ACGAGCCAATTCTTGGGGCAGTCATTAAATACCTCTTGGACAAACCAAACTTCAGTACAGTTTTTTCTGAGTCGATGAAGAATATGGAAATTAATGAAAGCTTTTTAGAAAACTTTTGTAATGGATTGCAGTTATCTTTATTGGAAAAGATTATCGTCAGTCTTGCGTTATCTGATTCTGAGAATTCTGAATTTAGGCTGTGTG GCAAAACCTTTTGCATGGCTCAGATCGAGGAATTATGTGCCAACCCTGGTTCTTTGAGTTTCCATGAGCAAATTCACAGTATTATCATGTTCCTAAAGCAGTCCGAGGGTCTTTCCAAGCATGTGGATTCCTTTATGCAGATATTATCACTTATGGAGTTCAAAGCCACACCACCTTTCGTCTTGACTCCATTGCTTCCTGATGAGATGCATGAGGCTGATTTTTTAAG GAATATGGAGTTGTTCCACGACTCTggagaaaatgattttgatgcTATTTTGGCAGACATACAGAAGGAAATGAACATGGGTGATATTGTGAAGGAGCTAGGGTATGGATGTACTGTTGATGTCTCACAGTGCAAGGAAATATTTTCGCTCTTCTTACCTTTAACTGAACATACACTCTCTAAATTACTTGGTGCTATTGCTTGTACCCATTATGGGCTGGAGGACAACCAAAACACATACTTAAATTTTCGTGCGGCCCATGGATACAATGTTTCTGAGTTGCCGCCATTAAACTCTTGGAATATTGATGTCTTGATTGATACAGTCAAGCATCTT GCACCTCATACCAATTGGGTAAGTGTTATTGAAAATCTTGATCATGAAGGGTTTTTCCTTCCTAGTGAAGAGGCATTCTCTTTTCTCATGTCTGTATATAAACTTGCCTGTAAG GAACCGTTTCCTCTCCATGCTGTCTGTGGGTCTGTCTGGAAGAATACTGAGGGTCAGTTGTCTTTCCTTAAATATGCAGTATCAGCACCACCGGAAATGTTTACCTTTGCACACTCTGGAAGACAGCTG GCATATGTTGATGCAATTAATGGCCACAAGATTCAAAATGGACATCCAAATCATTCATGGTTGTGTCTTGACCTTTTAGACGTTCTGTGCCAGCTAGCTGAGAAGGGTCATGCCAGTGTTGTTCGTTCAATCCTTGATTATCCCCTTAAACACTGTCCTGAAGTCTTACTTCTTGGGATGGCAcatattaat ACTGCCTACAACCTCTTGCAGCAGGAAGTATCTCCAATTGTCTTTCCCTTGATTGTAAAAAGTGCTGTAGGCAGTGGGATGATTCTACACCTTTGGCATGTTAATCCTAATTTGGTCTTTAGAGGGATTATTGATTCTCAAAACAATGACGCAGACAGTATTATAAGAATCGTAGACATCTGCCAGGAGCTAAAG ATTTTATCATCTGTGGTGGAAATTATTCCTTCTCATTATAGTATTAGGTTAGCAGCTGTTGCATCAAGAAAAGAATTACTTGACCTTGAGAAGTGGTTGAGTGGCAACTTAATTACATACAAGGAAACCTTTTTTGAG GAGTGTCTCAAGTTCATTAAGGATGCCCATTTTGGTGGATCGCAGAACCTTTCTGGCAAATCTTTTCATCCATCTAGTGGTGTTCTGAGTCTATATGCTGAGGCAACGGCTACTGTTTTGAAG GTTCTTAAATCTCATAATGACTTGGTTGCCACTAGACAACTTTCGGAGGAGTTGGAGAGGCTGCATATATCTATTATAGATTCAAATCCAAGGCTTCAGAATGGTGGGGCAGGCGATTCATCTACTTCTGATGGTTATGCAGATGACATTGAAGCAGAAGCAAACTCTTATTTCCATCAAATGTTCTCTGATCAGTTAACCATTAATGCAATGGTACAAATGCTAGCTAGATTCAAGGAATCTTCAGTGAAGAG GGAGAAATCAATTTTTGAATGCATGATTGCAAACTTATTCGAGGAGTATAGATTTTTTCCAAAGTATCCTGAAAGGCAACTCAAAATAGCTGCAGTTCTCTTTG GTTCTGTGATTAAGCATCAGCTTGTAACTCATCTATCCTTGGGGATTGCACTTCGTTATGTTCTTGATGCATTGCGCAAGCCTGCAGATTCaaaa ATGTTTCTGTTTGGAAGTCTGGCGTTGGAGCAGTTTGTGGATCGTCTTATTGAGTGGCCTCAGTACTGCAATCATATTCTTCAAATTTCTCATCTGCGTAGTACACATTCAGAAATAGTGGCTTTCATTGAGCAGGCCCTCGCCAGGATTTCCTCTGGTCATTCAGACGGTGATGGGGCAAGTCATGCTTCTGTTATTACTAACCATCATTCTGCACAGGCTACATTAGGGCATGTAGAG CAGCTCGGTGGCTCCACCGTCATACAACCTGGGCAGCAACATTTGTCACTACAGCTTCAACAGAGACGTGAAAATCCCTTGGATGATCGTCATAAAGCTTCTGTGGGTTCATCTACTGATGTAAAACCACTGTTATCTTCTCTGGGGCAATCTTCTGTACTACCTACTGATGCTTCTAATACCAATAAG TTACATACCTCAGTCAGCACCTCGTCAATgctatcttcttcttctcctggtTTTGTTCGCCCTTCCCGTGGACCTACTTCTACca GGTTTGGATCTGCCTTGAACATTGAAACTTTGGTTGCTGCTGCTGAGAAAAGAGAAATTCCTATAGAG GCTCCAGGGTCAGAGGTTCAGGACaagatattatttattattaataatgtttCTTCTACTAATATTGAAGCTAAAGCAAAGGAGTTCACTGAAATTTTGAAAGAACAGTACTATCCTTGGTTTGCACAGTATATGGTTATGAAAAG AGCAAGCATTGAGCCAAATTTCCATGACCTGTACCTGAAATTCCTGGATAAAGTTAATTCAAAGGCTTTGAACAAAGAGATTGTTCAGGCAACTTATGAAAATTGCAag GTTCTTTTAGGATCCGAGCTCATAAAATCAAGTTCAGAGGAACGTTCTTTGCTTAAAAATTTGGGGAGCTGGCTTGGAAAATTAACAATTGGCCGGAATCAGGTTTTGAGGGCTCGAGAAATAGACCCAAAGTCTTTGATTATGGAG GCATATGAGAAGGGGCTAATGATTGCTGTTATTCCATTTACGTCAAAG GTCCTTGAACCATGCCAAAGCAGTCTTGCATACCAACCTCCTAATCCTTGGACTATGGGCATTTTGGGATtgcttgttgagatttattcaATGCCAAACTTGAAAATGAACCTAAAGTTTGACATAGAG GTTTTATTCAAAAATCTTGGTGTTGATATGAAGGATGTCACCCCAACTTCCCTCCTGAAAGATCGAAAAAGAGAATTTGAAGGAAATCCTGATTTCTCTAATAAGGATGTGGGGGCATCTCAATCACAAATGATTACTGATATAAAATCTGGTCTTGTACCTCCAGTAAACCAACTGGAATTGCCACTTGAAGTCACCAATCCATCAAATACGGGTGCTCATCCACATATGCTGTCTCAG TATGCTGGCCCTCTTCATATGTCCTCGGGTGCATTGATGGAAGATGAAAAGGTTACACCTTTGGGATTGTCCGATCAACTTCCCTCTGCTCAAGGACTGTTACAAGCAACTCCTTCCCCAGCACCGTTTTCTCATAGCCAG ATGCAACCACAGATACCTAATATTGGGACTCATGTTATTATTAATCAAAAGCTCAGTGGTTTTGGTTTGCAAATGCATTTTCAGAG AGCGGTACCCATTGCAATGGATAGAGCTATCAAAGAGATAGTGACTAGTATTGTGCAGCGTAGTGTTTCCATTGCAACACAAACTACAAAGGAGCTTGTTTTAAAG GATTATGCCATGGAATCTGATGAGACACGCATATTAAATGCAGCACACTTAATGGTAGCTAGTCTTGCTGGGAGTTTGGCTCATGTTACTTGCAAG GAGCCATTACGGGCATCCATTTCCGGTCAACTGAGGACTTCACTTCAGAACCTGAATATTGCCAATGAAATTTTGGAACAGGCTGTGCAACTTGTAACCAACGATAATCTTGATCTAGGCTGTGCTGTCATTGAACAGGCTGCTACTGATAAG GCTATAAGCACCATCGACACAGAGATTGGTCAACAACTCTCTTTGAGAAGGAAGCATCGAGAAGGTATGGGTTCTACATTTTTTGATGCAAATTTGTATCCACAAGGTTCTATGGGTGGTGTTCCAGAGCCTCTTCGCCCGAAGCCTGGCCAGTTGTCAATGTCACAACAGCGTGTCTATGAG GACTTTGTTCGGCTTCCTTGGCAAAACCAGTCTAGCCAGAGCTCACATTCTATGTCTGCTGGTGTTGCTGTTCAATCTGCCAATACTGGTCTTCCTAGTACCAATGGTTCTGTATCAGGTCAGGTTAACCCTGGTTACCCAGTGAGCACAGGATATGAAGGAGTATCTCGACCATTAGAAGATATAACAGAGTCTAATTTGGCTCCACATTTTAG TGCTTCCTCAATTCACATTAGAGCATCTGATAGTGTTTCACAGCATAGTTTGGAAAAAGAGTCTGTTGCTTCATTTCCTTCAGCAGCTTCCACCCCGGAATTGCATGCAGTTGATTCGTCTGATGTGAAA GAATCTGGAACTTCACAGCCACTAGTTACATCAGGTGCTATGGAGCGCCTTGGAAATAGTTTCTTGGAGCCTTCTCTCACTACAAGAGACGCCCTAGATAAGTACCAGATTGTCGCACAAAAG TTGGAAGCTATGGTCAGCAGCGATTCCAGGGATGCAGAAATCCAG GGTGTCATTTCCGAGGTTCCTGAGATCATACTTAGATGTGTTAGTCGAGATGAGGCAGCTTTAGCTGTGGCCCAAAAG GTTTTCAAGGGTTTATATGATAATGCATCAAACAACATCCATGTCTCTGCTCATCTTGCAATCCTGACTGCCATTCGAGATGTTTGCAAACTTGCTGTGAAGGAGCTTACTAGTTGG GTAATTTACTCagaagaagaaaggaaataTAACAAAGAAATTACTATTGGGCTTATTCGTAGTGAATTGCTAAATCTTGCCGAGTACAATGTTCATATGGCAAAacttattgatggaggaaggaACA AGGCTGCAACGGAATTTTCCATTTCCCTTCTTCAAACCCTGGTTATCGAGGAACCTAAAGTTATTTCAGAACTTCACAATCTTGTTGATGCTCTGGCTAAG cttgctACAAAGCCTGGATGCCCTGAGCCACTACCACAGCTTCTTGAAATGATCAAGAATCCTGGTGCTCTATCATCTAGCAATGCTGGAAAGGAGGATAAGGCAAGACAGTCAAGAGACATTAAG GTTCCTGGTCTGCTACCTGCTAACAGGGAAGAGTTCAACAGCGTGGATTCTATAGAACCAGATCCTGCTGGGTTCCGGGAGCAG GTTTCCATTTTGTTTAAAGAATGGTATAGAATATGTGAACTTCCTGGTGCCAATGATACAGCCTCTGCCCACTTCATCTTGCAATTGCATCAGAATGGGCTGCTTAAGGGTGATGATCTTACAGACCGCTTTTTCCGGCTATTACTG GAGCTTGCTGTTGCGCATTGCTTATCCACTGAGATGATTAATTCAGGGTCACTACAATCACAACAGCTGCAGACAATGTCATTTCTTGCAATTGATATTTACGCAAAGCTTGTCTTCTCAATCTTGAAG GGATCAAACAAACCCTTTCTTCTATCCAAG ATTCTGGCAGTTGCTGTCCGATTCATTATAAAAGATGCAGAGGAGAAGAAGGCATCTTTTAATCCAAGACCACTTTTCAGATTATTCATCAACTGGCTTCTAGATCTTGGTTCACTTGAGCCTGTTACTGATGGTGCAAATCTTCAG ATTTTGACTGCTTTTGCCAATGCATTTCATGCATTGCAGCCCCTCAAAGTTCCTGCGTTCAG TTTTGCATGGCTTGAACTGATAAGTCACAGGAGCTTCATGCCTAAAATGTTGACTGGTAATGGTCAAAAAGGTTGGCCTTATATCCAAAGGTTGCTTGTAGACCTGTTCCAATTTATGGAGCCTTTTCTGAGGCATGCTGAACTTGGAGACCCG GTACGTGTCCTCTACAAAGGGACACTAAGGGTGCTCTTGGTGCTACTTCATGACTTCCCCGAGTTTCTATGTGATTATCACTTTACCTTTTGTGATGTTATTCCTCCAAGCTGCATTCAGATGAGGAATATCATTTTAAGTGCATTTCCACGGAGTATGAGGCTGCCCGATCCATCTACTCCTAATTTGAAG ATCGATTTACTCCAGGAAATTACCCAATCACCCCGCATTCTTTCAGAGGTTGATGCTGCACTTAAAGCAAAGCAGATGAAGGCTGATGTAGATGAATACCTTAAG ACAAGGCAACAGGGTTCTCCATTTTTGTCTGATCTGAAGGATAAGATGCTTCTCGCACCCAATGAAGCTGCCTCTGCTGGGACTCGATACAATGTGCCCTTAATCAACTCACTTGTGCTATATGTTGGAATGCAG GCAATCCATCAGCTTCAGGGACGAACTCCCCATACACAATCTTCAGCAAATGCTTTCCCCTTAGCCGTATTTTCTGTTGGTGCTGCATTGGATATTTTTCAGACACTTATTGTGGACTTGGACACTGAAGGCCGTTACCTCTTCCTAAATGCCATTGCCAACCAATTACGTTATCCTAATACCAACACACACTACTTTTCCTTCATCCTTCTTTACTTGTTTGCTGAATCAAACCAG CAGGAAGTTATCCAAGAACAAATTACCAGAGTCTTGTTGGAACGCCTAATTGTTAACCGTCCTCATCCCTGGGGTCTCCTCATTACCTTTATTGAACTCATCAAG AATCCTAGGTACAACTTCTGGAACCGGAGTTTCATCAGATGTGCCCCGGAGATTGAAAAACTTTTTGAATCTGTGTCAAGATCTTGTGGGGGTCCAAAACCAGTGGATGATAACATGGTCTCCGGTTGGGTCTGA